The following proteins are encoded in a genomic region of Arachis stenosperma cultivar V10309 chromosome 4, arast.V10309.gnm1.PFL2, whole genome shotgun sequence:
- the LOC130974586 gene encoding protein FAR1-RELATED SEQUENCE 9-like, whose protein sequence is MFRDVQIEFVKKADCRVSVVAEEGPSVCMKVEDKKLVNDTILCVLYDIHFDSSTQEVRCEYNLFESSGVLCCHYLAVFHSYKVYKVPTYYVLPRWCKNIKRKHTYVKSSHDFSQSDESHTEFRGSCAHFYNIAQEFVNDDDKTALLHAALEETRAKLTAHHAKKRFESMVDTHTSIGSQGSNVVSVVDIQVPSKVTTKGRPKSKRLGAALE, encoded by the coding sequence ATGTTTAGGGATGTGCAAATTGAGTTTGTGAAGAAGGCTGATTGTAGAGTCTCTGTAGTTGCTGAAGAGGGGCCATCTGTATGCATGAAGGTGGAAGACAAAAAATTAGTCAACGATACTATTCTTTGCGTTCTATACGACATCCACTTTGATAGTTCCACACAGGAGGTTCGTTGTGAATACAATCTTTTTGAGAGTTCAGGTGTGTTGTGCTGTCACTATCTTGCAGTTTTTCATTCGTATAAAGTGTATAAAGTACCTACCTATTATGTTCTCCCTCGATGGTGCAAGAACATAAAGCGCAAGCATACTTATGTCAAGAGTAGTCACGACTTCAGTCAGTCGGATGAGAGTCATACTGAATTCAGGGGATCATGTGCACACTTTTACAACATTGCTCAAGAGTTCGTCAATGACGACGACAAAACAGCATTGCTGCATGCTGCTCTGGAAGAAACAAGGGCCAAGCTGACCGCACACCATGCCAAGAAGAGGTTCGAGAGCATGGTGGACACCCACACCAGCATTGGCTCACAGGGTTCGAACGTTGTCAGTGTAGTCGACATCCAAGTCCCATCGAAGGTCACCACAAAGGGCCGGCCAAAGAGTAAGAGGCTCGGTGCTGCCCTGGAGTAG